GTgtgaaaggagagggagagaccGCCTTGGCTGGTGCCCGGTGGGGATGGTGgggcggaaggcagggagccccacAGTGGGCGGAGACAGAGCCaaagacaggcagagccaactaaagCCAGTTTGGCCcacccacctcctccctcccaaacTCCAAAAGAGGAAACCCCGGGGCTAAGAAGGAGGAAGCCCCTGGTTTGGTTGCATGTAAGAAAGGGTGAGGTTGGCGGGGCAGTGCTCTGTGGTGCAGCttctgtagccttatgaggctttgccctagggtggaaaaatattgcgcctaggaaagggaagtgggagtcaacagacactcaaggaatagtttcggagaaaaggcttttatttctaccatccatgaactggtagaaggagcaagtgtggtaagtcacaaaaagcatgcacgagttcacaatcatgtgcacaagcatatatacccaTTCCagatccctccccctttctcctccttccagagtcctgccccatgagttcctctgagcatgaacagaaagctgtcttgggactattggactcttggcacccttcccaggaaaggggtttcagagtgttcagatatgtttgaatctcttgttctggcatggttcccggacagaaagtaagttgcaatgtggttctttagCAAGGCCAGAAGGCATCAGAAAGGCATGAGAAACAATGGACTGTGTTCCCTACCTTTGTTGCAATCTTTTTAGTTACAGCAAGcggaatgtttctgatgcttagctaatgccttttagctgctgagaaaaatgattttgaaaagctctgagaagctttgagcctgctttggtggggggtgacttcgggcctaggtgaggtcacctgtcctcaccttccttcacTTCCACTTCAAAGAGAAGATAACCAGGACCCCcgtcccctgcacccccccaaagCCAGGCTGTCTGGCACAGTGGTTCAGGTGgatggtagaattggaagggaccacaagggtcgtcTAGCTATTGAGCTGCTCTTTGATGCACTTTGAATGTTGATAGGTATACCATATGGGTTTTGACGTGAATTTACTTtggttcttttttatataataataatttataacaataatttattatttatacccccgcccatctggctgggtttcctcaaccactctgggcggcttccaacaaaatattaaaaatacaatgttCTTTGATATATGATTGTCCTGTCTCCGATTCCATTTGGAGAAATGGTGTGTTTGGGGAGTGCCTTTTACAGCACATTTGCAGTTTCTTAGGTCGAACTAAATTCTACTCCGAAGGGGGAAAGCAATTTCATGCTCACGCTCCTTTACTATTAAGGAAGCAAGCCTACAAACAGTAACATGAGAGTAAGCCAACTTCCCAGTAAACATGCATggaattattattaatgatagTCACTGCATTACCAGTTGCATATTCTATAGCTGAGCCATAATATTGCAAATGGGTTCTAGGGCAGAGATCAAAGGAAAACAGTTTCCCTCCCCTCTATCATACAGAAGGCAGGCAGCGCCCTCTTCAGTCAGCCCCGCTCTTCCATCGATTGTTTCTGCCTGCCTTCGCTCATCCATACTTCTCCAGCTTCTGTTTGCAACTGTTCATCACAAGGCTGTGAGGCGCTCGCGTCCGGCAGGCGTCTCGCGAGGCTTTGCATTTCCGGTTCCGGGTGCTGCGGGTTGCTAGGGCCTGCTTCGGGTTGCTAAGAGAGGCCTAGCGAAGGCTCGAAGGCGTTATGGCGGGGAGTAGGTTGGAGAAGCTGGGCAGCGTCTTCAGCCGGTGAGGCAAGCTTTGCGGGTCCTCCATTTATCAATTCGGGGGTAGGGGATGGTGAGGAGAGACTGTCGAGGTTGTAGACTCGGGGCGGCTGGTGTAGCGGGTAAGGAAGAGTGTGGAAGTCTCGATGAACCTTTGGGCCCTGGGCTCGAAGCGAGGTGTCATAAGAGAACGCAAGAAGGGCCCTTTTGCTTGGAAACAAATGTTCTTGTAgctcaggtgggggggggacctgtgcgctgttcagatgttgctggactacaactcccatcatccctcaccatggtcatgctagctagggctgatgggagttggagtcaaatagAAATCTGGAGTGCTACAGattccccccccatttcttccttGCCCTATCTTAGACTGAGGACACCCTaaccttgttttgttttggtttttttttttgctgattatcatactcttttctttctccctctgtatattcccttttaaaaatactgCAGCACACGGGACCTGCTACGTTCAGGGGTCATTCCTGAAGCCAAGAAACCCATCTGGTTTGATGTTTATGTCGCTTTTCCTCCGCTGAGGGAACCTCTCTATCGGGAACTTCGTCCGCAATATGGCAAGATCCAAGATGTGGTTCCCCCCATCCTGTACAAGGAGGATGAGATTAGAGCGTAAGTTCACGCCCTCACCTCTGCTACACACATTTCTGCTCTCGTTCATTCATTTGCTGATTGCATCACTATATCccacattttttctctctccaaggagctcaaagtggtgtatgCCCCCAtataatcctcacaacaaacctgtgaggtaggttaggctgagtgggagtgtggctggtccaaggtcacccagtgagagctttgtggccaagtgaggatttgaacccaggggtGGTCTAGCAGTGAAATTGACGGACAGTAGATTCAGCATGAAGAAACAGGTGCCCTTCTTCCGGCTACAAGATATGGTGATGGCAGCTAACTGAAGAGGGCTTCACCATGGgaagtgtttgtttattttgaaaaCTACTGGTGTTTTAAAGTGCAACCAAACATATGCAATAAAAACCATGTAAATATGGTTAAAAATGGAGATCAGTTAACTATTTCcggagttgctgttgttgttaactgCCTGTGTAAGGTTGGTAGCATAAAAAGGTTTCCAGCAGAGCTCAACAAATTTTTGGAGGAGGTAAGGCCTATTGGTGACTGTTAACCATGAAGGGCAAATGCCATGTTCACATTCAGAGGTAGTATGCttctagggacataggaagctgccttatgcagagtcataTGCTTAGTACATTCAGctctgtctgcactgactggcaggtgTCTCTACAGGATTTCAAACAAGGGAAATAcccatctctacctggagattgaacctggggccttctgcatgcaaagctcagggtctaccactgagctttagCTCTTCCCCCAAATGCTGAATAtcaattggggtttttttgggggggctgttgCCTTTAGGTTCTACTTTGAGCTTCATTGACACATCTGATTTACTACTGTGAAAAGGAGAATGGAGGATTAGATGGCTCTTCTGTTAATTATTCCCCTGTCTTTTAATTCCAAGGAAATTACTGGTCGCTTGGCTGCCTGGTTATATGAGGAAATTCTTGCCTGAGCAGAACTTCTAGTAGGGGATGCATCTCAAAAATGTTTGCCACTCTCAGTCTCCTGTGAATAAGTTTGAAGTCTTTAGTGGATGTAACCAGAAATGTCCACTCGAATTTCAAGTATTCCTTGGAATGTAAATACGTTATCTGACTGCTCATCACCCATGCCTGAACCTACATTCAGGAAATAAAAGATTTGTTTAGAACTCCATCCCAAGTGCTTGGAGTAACCAGCAATAGTCTTGTGCAAAATGTTTGTATACACACCTGCATGCTTTATCGAAATCTGTGTTGCCAGAAGGCAGCCAACCAGAAGGCTGTCCTATGTTGGCTAAATCAATAATCAACTTTGGCATTGGTTGGTCAGCAGGAAAGACAGTTTCATAAGTTGATGCTTATGACCCTACAGAGGATTGGAAATTCTAATCTGAGGTAGGCATGGGGAGGGGGACTATATTATGGATTAGTTTACTTGCAACCCTTTTGATTCTGGCTGTACCCACCATTTGCACCCACTACTCACTGCTTGTATATAGTCCCCAACAGAATGTGACTTGACTTAGTCTTGAAGGGTGTAGGATTCTAGCTCAGATCATGAAGGGGGGAAAACCCTCTAGAAATTACTTTTGCTTTAGCACTACTGGATCTACATATTTATTGACGTTACTGTCTTTATATAGATCAGTCCCAAACTGAAACTTCTTGTCTTATTTATTAGGAAATTTTATAAAGCTTATGGAAATGGTCCAAGAGCCTTTGAACTGTCCAGATTAAACTTCAAATCCACCTGCCAAAGGTAAGTGAACAAACTCTGACATGAAGATTTGCCCCTGAAATGATGGAGGAATAGGGATTCATTTCCCCTGCTTGTTGCTGTATGACTGGTGACCGGTGCCTTGAATTTCAGGTTTGTTGAGAAATACATTGAACTGCAGAAACAGGGAGAAATCGATGACGACAAACTGTTTGAAGAAACAGGGAAAGCGCTCTTGGCCGAGGGACTTCTTTTACGCAGAAAAGTGACAGAGAATGTAAGTATTCCAAAGAGTTGCTCTAAAGGAGAGGCAGGGGCTGAATTAAGTTTTTGAATGGTCTTTGGGGCCTCAGTGTATGAGGGCCATGGACTTGAAGACTGGTGGTTGGAGTTTAGCTTTGGAAATGGCCTTAGCTGGTGATTCACCAGAGCTAATGTGACAACTAAGTTACCATTGTAATGTGTGTGAACCCTTACAAGAtaaatttaaaaagcagtttacTACTCAGAGGGTAACCATGTTTT
This genomic window from Podarcis raffonei isolate rPodRaf1 chromosome 15, rPodRaf1.pri, whole genome shotgun sequence contains:
- the MRPS23 gene encoding 28S ribosomal protein S23, mitochondrial, which codes for MAGSRLEKLGSVFSRTRDLLRSGVIPEAKKPIWFDVYVAFPPLREPLYRELRPQYGKIQDVVPPILYKEDEIRAKFYKAYGNGPRAFELSRLNFKSTCQRFVEKYIELQKQGEIDDDKLFEETGKALLAEGLLLRRKVTENVAQQASPEARTRDPMLEMRLQSMLQEMQYGKQEQEQEPETTDAPEKGPAPS